From Paracoccus suum, the proteins below share one genomic window:
- a CDS encoding sensor histidine kinase, with protein sequence MDRRLIGAFLTAVPVPLLAVDERALLIGASPAAEAMLGPAVFGRPFVTLIRQPSVIRALESVLDPARPQAPPDPGLSPAPTGGQRLRVTLPWAGRDHACEVTVAPLAIGTGRGALVAIEDLTALEQAEQMRREFVANVSHELRTPLTALMGFIETLRGPARDDAPARERFLAIMEREAGRMNRLVADLLSLSRVEANERQRPAASVDLAGLIRATVATLAPAAEAAGVRLRTVAVNSPVMVPGDADQLVQVLHNLIENAIKYGGGTVSVALERIAHEPVLRGPAWAITVSDTGDGIDPLHLPRLTERFYRVDTHRAREQGGTGLGLAIVKHIIGRHRGRLRIESEPGKGSRFTAVLPESQDVRRG encoded by the coding sequence ATGGACCGGCGGCTGATCGGCGCGTTCCTGACCGCGGTGCCGGTGCCGCTGCTTGCGGTTGACGAGCGTGCGCTGCTGATCGGCGCCAGCCCCGCGGCCGAGGCGATGCTGGGCCCCGCCGTCTTTGGTCGCCCTTTCGTGACCCTGATTCGCCAGCCTTCGGTCATCCGCGCGCTGGAATCGGTGCTCGACCCGGCTCGCCCGCAGGCGCCGCCCGATCCGGGCCTCTCGCCCGCCCCCACCGGCGGGCAGCGGCTGCGCGTCACGCTGCCGTGGGCGGGGCGCGATCACGCCTGCGAGGTCACCGTCGCCCCGCTGGCCATCGGCACGGGGCGCGGGGCACTCGTCGCTATCGAGGATCTGACGGCGCTGGAACAGGCCGAGCAGATGCGCCGCGAGTTCGTCGCCAACGTCAGCCACGAATTGCGCACGCCCCTGACCGCGCTGATGGGCTTCATCGAGACGTTGCGCGGCCCGGCGCGGGACGACGCCCCCGCGCGCGAGCGGTTCCTGGCGATCATGGAGCGCGAGGCCGGGCGCATGAACCGGCTAGTCGCCGACCTTCTGTCGCTGAGCCGGGTCGAGGCGAACGAGCGCCAGCGTCCCGCCGCGAGCGTGGATCTGGCCGGCCTGATCCGTGCGACAGTTGCGACCCTCGCTCCGGCGGCGGAGGCTGCGGGTGTGCGGCTGCGCACGGTCGCAGTCAACTCCCCCGTGATGGTGCCGGGCGATGCCGACCAGCTTGTGCAGGTGCTGCACAATCTGATCGAGAATGCGATCAAATATGGCGGCGGCACGGTCAGCGTGGCGCTGGAGCGAATTGCGCACGAGCCGGTGCTGCGCGGGCCCGCCTGGGCTATCACGGTCAGCGACACCGGCGACGGGATCGACCCGTTGCACCTGCCGCGGTTGACGGAGCGATTTTACCGCGTCGACACACACCGCGCCCGCGAGCAGGGTGGAACCGGCCTCGGCCTTGCGATCGTCAAGCATATCATCGGCCGTCACCGCGGCCGGCTGCGCATCGAAAGTGAACCGGGGAAGGGCAGCCGGTTCACGGCGGTCCTGCCGGAAAGCCAGGACGTCCGCCGCGGCTAG
- the purL gene encoding phosphoribosylformylglycinamidine synthase subunit PurL, whose translation MSEPQITPELITAHGLKPDEYARILELLGRAPTFTELGIFSAMWNEHCSYKSSKRWLRTLPTTGPQVICGPGENAGVVDIGDGLAVVFKMESHNHPSYIEPYQGAATGVGGILRDVFTMGARPVAAMDALSFGRPDHPKTAHLVRGVVEGIGGYGNAFGVPNVGGEVRFHSSYDGNCLVNAFAAGIAPADRIFYSAASGVGMPVVYLGAKTGRDGVGGATMASAEFDDSIEEKRPTVQVGDPFTEKCLLEACLELMASDSVISIQDMGAAGLTCSAVEMGDKGGLGIRLDLDRVPVREPAMTAYEMMLSESQERMLMVLKPEKEAEARAIFEKWDLDFAVVGETIAEDRFLIMLGNSVMADLPLSKLASSAPEYDRPWTPTPAAGAMPDLPAITPIAALKALIGSPNHACKSWVWEQYDTQVGADTVRRPGLGAGVVRVHGTDKALAFTSDVTPRYVRANPVQGGRQAVAEAWRNLVAVGARPLAATDNLNFGNPEKPAIMGQLVGAIQGIGEACTALDFPIVSGNVSLYNETDGTGIMPTPTIGGVGLLDRLDDLIAGLPEDGDIAILIGETRGHLGQSALAYEAFGIESGDAPPVDLSAERKHGEFILANRKLLSACTDLSDGGLALAAFEMAEAGRTGVTLDAGEIADLFGEDQARYLVACTTGDADSLLAAANSASVPVRRIGSFGGAQVAFGGDAAPLAELSQLYRSAFVAKLGLAEAV comes from the coding sequence ATGTCAGAGCCACAGATCACGCCGGAACTGATCACCGCCCATGGCCTCAAGCCCGATGAATATGCACGCATCCTCGAGTTGCTGGGCCGCGCGCCGACGTTCACGGAACTCGGCATCTTTTCCGCGATGTGGAACGAGCATTGCAGCTACAAGTCGAGCAAACGCTGGCTGCGCACCCTGCCGACCACCGGCCCGCAGGTGATCTGCGGCCCCGGAGAAAATGCCGGCGTGGTTGATATCGGCGACGGCCTCGCCGTGGTCTTCAAGATGGAGAGCCACAACCATCCCAGCTATATCGAGCCGTATCAGGGCGCCGCGACGGGCGTCGGCGGCATCCTGCGTGATGTGTTCACCATGGGCGCGCGGCCGGTGGCGGCGATGGACGCGCTGTCCTTTGGCCGCCCCGACCATCCCAAGACCGCCCATCTGGTGCGCGGCGTGGTCGAGGGGATCGGCGGCTATGGCAACGCCTTTGGCGTGCCCAACGTCGGCGGCGAGGTGCGCTTTCATTCCAGCTATGACGGAAACTGCCTCGTGAACGCCTTTGCCGCCGGTATCGCCCCGGCGGACCGCATCTTCTATTCCGCCGCTTCGGGCGTCGGCATGCCAGTCGTCTATCTCGGCGCCAAGACCGGCCGCGATGGCGTCGGCGGTGCGACCATGGCCAGTGCCGAGTTCGACGACAGCATCGAGGAAAAGCGTCCCACGGTGCAGGTGGGCGATCCCTTCACCGAGAAATGCCTGCTCGAGGCCTGCCTCGAACTGATGGCCTCGGACAGCGTCATCTCGATCCAGGACATGGGCGCGGCGGGCCTGACCTGTTCGGCGGTCGAGATGGGCGACAAGGGCGGCCTCGGCATCCGGCTCGATCTGGACCGCGTGCCGGTCCGCGAGCCGGCGATGACCGCCTACGAGATGATGCTGTCCGAGAGCCAGGAGCGCATGCTCATGGTCCTCAAGCCCGAGAAAGAGGCCGAGGCGCGCGCCATCTTCGAGAAATGGGACCTTGATTTCGCCGTCGTGGGCGAGACGATTGCCGAGGACCGGTTCCTGATAATGCTCGGCAATTCGGTCATGGCCGACCTGCCGCTGTCGAAGCTGGCCTCGTCGGCGCCGGAATACGACCGGCCGTGGACCCCTACCCCCGCAGCGGGCGCCATGCCGGACTTGCCCGCCATCACGCCCATCGCGGCGCTGAAGGCGCTGATCGGCAGCCCGAACCACGCCTGCAAATCCTGGGTGTGGGAGCAGTATGATACCCAGGTCGGCGCCGACACGGTGCGCCGCCCCGGCCTCGGCGCCGGGGTGGTGCGGGTCCATGGCACAGACAAGGCGCTTGCCTTCACCAGCGACGTGACCCCGCGCTACGTCCGCGCCAACCCGGTGCAGGGCGGCCGTCAGGCCGTTGCCGAGGCATGGCGCAACCTGGTTGCGGTCGGCGCGCGGCCGCTCGCCGCGACCGACAACCTGAACTTCGGCAACCCGGAAAAGCCGGCGATCATGGGTCAGTTGGTCGGTGCGATCCAGGGCATCGGCGAGGCCTGCACCGCGCTCGACTTCCCGATCGTGTCCGGCAACGTGTCGCTCTATAACGAGACGGATGGCACGGGCATCATGCCGACCCCGACCATCGGCGGCGTCGGCCTGCTGGACCGGCTGGACGACCTGATCGCGGGCCTGCCCGAGGACGGCGATATCGCGATCCTGATCGGCGAGACGCGCGGCCATCTGGGCCAGTCCGCCCTCGCCTACGAAGCCTTCGGGATCGAGAGTGGCGACGCCCCGCCGGTGGACCTGTCTGCCGAGCGCAAACATGGCGAGTTCATCCTCGCGAACCGTAAGCTGCTGTCGGCCTGCACCGATCTGTCGGACGGCGGTCTGGCCCTCGCGGCCTTCGAGATGGCCGAGGCGGGACGGACCGGCGTCACGCTGGACGCCGGCGAGATCGCCGATCTGTTCGGTGAGGATCAGGCCCGCTATCTCGTGGCCTGCACGACCGGCGACGCCGACAGCCTGCTGGCCGCGGCAAATTCCGCCAGCGTTCCGGTCCGGCGGATTGGCAGCTTTGGCGGCGCTCAGGTAGCATTTGGCGGTGACGCGGCGCCATTGGCGGAGTTGTCGCAACTCTACCGCAGCGCTTTCGTCGCGAAGCTGGGTCTCGCCGAAGCCGTCTGA
- a CDS encoding LysR family transcriptional regulator, protein MDWDKLRIFHAVADAGSLTHAGDALHLSQSAVSRQIRALEESLSTTLFHRHARGLILTEQGELLFEATRSITKRLDTASARIRDSEEHVFGELKVTTATGFGTLWLVPRLPRLYARYPDLKIDLMLEERVLDLPMREADVAIRMKEPSQSDLIRRRLLNIRMRLYATPEYLAENGIPEQLSDLATHRIICQNPTTPQVSAGASLVQTLLAQNPRSTLAVNNYFGVLQAVLSQVGIGILPDYLTNDFPNRLVRVLADVESGEVPVFLAFPEELRASRRVTAFRDFVLEEIQAWRRVQHALVAEGESHTGHA, encoded by the coding sequence ATGGACTGGGACAAGCTGAGAATCTTTCACGCGGTTGCGGACGCCGGCAGCCTGACCCATGCCGGCGACGCGCTGCATCTGTCGCAATCTGCGGTCAGCCGGCAAATCCGGGCGCTGGAAGAATCACTGTCGACGACTCTCTTTCACCGCCATGCGCGCGGGCTGATCCTGACCGAGCAGGGCGAGTTGCTGTTCGAGGCGACGCGCAGCATCACCAAGCGGCTTGATACCGCCTCGGCCCGCATCCGCGACAGCGAGGAGCATGTCTTCGGCGAATTGAAGGTCACGACCGCGACCGGCTTCGGCACGCTGTGGCTGGTGCCGCGCCTGCCGCGCCTTTACGCGCGCTACCCGGACCTCAAGATCGATCTGATGCTCGAGGAACGGGTGCTGGACCTGCCCATGCGCGAGGCCGATGTCGCGATCCGCATGAAAGAGCCGTCGCAGTCCGACCTGATCCGCCGCCGGCTGCTGAACATCCGCATGCGGCTTTATGCCACCCCCGAATACTTGGCCGAGAACGGCATCCCCGAACAGCTCTCGGACCTCGCGACGCACCGTATCATTTGCCAGAATCCGACGACGCCGCAGGTGTCTGCGGGGGCCAGCCTCGTGCAGACGCTGCTCGCGCAAAATCCGCGCTCGACCTTGGCGGTGAACAATTACTTCGGCGTGCTGCAGGCCGTGCTGTCGCAGGTCGGGATCGGCATCCTGCCGGACTACCTGACCAATGATTTTCCCAACCGCCTAGTGCGCGTTCTGGCGGACGTGGAATCCGGCGAAGTCCCGGTTTTCCTTGCCTTTCCGGAGGAACTGCGCGCCTCGCGCCGGGTCACTGCGTTCCGCGATTTCGTGCTGGAGGAAATCCAGGCCTGGCGCCGCGTCCAGCACGCTCTGGTGGCCGAGGGCGAGAGCCATACCGGACACGCATAG
- a CDS encoding indolepyruvate ferredoxin oxidoreductase family protein, translated as MSKHAEFSLADRFDLTKRSVLLNGTQALVRLMLMQAARDRAAGLDTAGFVTGYRGSPLGGVDLQMARQKKELAAANILFQPGLNEDLAATAIWGSQQAELRGEGRHQGVFALWYGKGPGVDRSGDVMRHGNMAGSSRYGGVIMAMGDDHTGESSTVLHQSDWAMVDAYMPVLSPAGVQEILDYGLYGYALSRFSGLWVGLKTMKDTVEATSVVDGDPMRLSFVTPADFPMPEGGLNIRLGDTPVIQEARMIDHKRFAAEAFSRANRMDKRMWGKPGAKLGFVAAGKNWLDLVHAFGLLGIDEAEAERLGITLYKVGQTWPLDMVSFHDWAEGLAVITVVEEKRKLIEVQVKEAIFDDRRGRVLGWKHDRTHEELFPTRYALDPVGIAEKIGGILIEEGRGTDALRAGLDRIREARRADNAPEIAARTPWFCSGCPHNTSTRLPEGSRAYAGIGCHYMVQWMGRETNGFTHMGGEGVNWVGEAPFSKRKHVFQNLGDGTYNHSGSLAIRAALAAGTNITYKILFNDAVAMTGGQPNEGGLTAAQIARELTAMGVDPVIVVHDEKEDVRADDFPGLILRPRSELMATQRELEEAPGVSAILYIQTCAAEKRRRRKKGAFPDPDTRIWINPEVCEGCGDCSVQSNCVSVVPLDTALGRKRAIDQSSCNKDYSCVKGFCPSFVSVHGGKPRKPAAAAFDLPDLPHPVMPAIHGTHNIVITGVGGTGVVTIGAVLAQAAQLDGKGAGMMEMAGLAQKGGAVHIHLRLAEKPSDISAIRVAVGEADCVIGGDLVVTAGARTLGLMTTGRTGAVVNDHEIITGEFTRDRDFRLPSGRLKLSLEARLKDRLAFFDASQLALKLMGDSIYSNMIVTGAAWQRGLIPLSEVAILRAIEMNGAQVAANQRAFQIGRWAVIHPADVAAVIAPPAADTPADPVADRAARLVGYQNEALARRFMALVDAAPPALRGDVAEGYYKLLAYKDEYEVARLHLQTAARVAESFEGDVRLSFHLAPPVLPGRDADGRPKKRTFGPWMLPVFRALASLKGLRGTPLDPFGYLGERRRERQAISDYEAMMREVLPAVTPATEGIARELARLPLEVKGYGMIKDAAAEKASDRAAELLAAFRTGGTPLRHAAE; from the coding sequence ATGAGCAAACACGCCGAGTTTTCACTCGCCGACCGTTTTGACCTCACCAAGCGCAGCGTCCTGCTGAACGGCACCCAGGCCCTTGTCCGGTTGATGCTGATGCAGGCCGCGCGCGATCGGGCCGCAGGTCTGGACACCGCGGGCTTCGTCACCGGCTACCGCGGCAGCCCGCTGGGCGGGGTCGATCTGCAGATGGCCCGCCAGAAGAAAGAGCTGGCGGCCGCCAATATCCTGTTCCAGCCGGGCCTGAACGAGGACCTGGCCGCGACAGCCATCTGGGGCAGCCAGCAGGCCGAGTTGCGCGGCGAGGGGCGCCATCAGGGCGTCTTCGCTCTGTGGTATGGCAAGGGGCCGGGCGTCGACCGCTCGGGCGACGTCATGCGCCATGGAAACATGGCCGGCAGCAGCCGCTATGGCGGCGTCATCATGGCCATGGGCGACGACCACACCGGCGAGAGCAGCACGGTGCTGCACCAGTCCGACTGGGCCATGGTCGATGCCTATATGCCCGTGCTGTCCCCGGCCGGGGTGCAGGAAATCCTCGACTACGGCCTTTACGGCTATGCCTTGTCGCGCTTCTCCGGCCTGTGGGTTGGCCTGAAGACGATGAAGGACACGGTGGAGGCGACCAGCGTCGTCGATGGCGATCCGATGCGGCTTTCTTTCGTTACGCCAGCCGATTTCCCGATGCCCGAAGGCGGCCTGAACATCCGTCTCGGCGATACGCCGGTCATCCAGGAAGCGCGGATGATCGACCACAAGCGCTTTGCGGCCGAGGCGTTCAGCCGCGCCAACCGCATGGACAAGCGGATGTGGGGCAAGCCTGGGGCCAAGCTGGGCTTTGTGGCGGCGGGCAAGAACTGGCTGGACCTGGTCCACGCCTTTGGCCTGCTCGGCATCGACGAGGCCGAGGCCGAGCGGCTCGGCATCACCCTCTACAAGGTCGGCCAGACCTGGCCGCTGGACATGGTCAGCTTTCACGACTGGGCCGAGGGACTGGCTGTCATCACCGTGGTCGAGGAAAAGCGCAAGCTGATCGAGGTCCAGGTCAAGGAAGCGATCTTCGACGACCGGCGCGGCCGTGTTCTGGGCTGGAAGCACGACCGGACCCATGAAGAACTGTTCCCGACCCGCTATGCGCTGGACCCGGTCGGCATCGCCGAAAAGATCGGCGGCATCCTGATCGAGGAAGGCCGTGGTACCGACGCGCTGCGCGCCGGGCTGGACCGCATCCGCGAGGCGCGCCGCGCCGACAACGCGCCCGAGATCGCCGCCCGCACGCCGTGGTTCTGCTCGGGCTGCCCGCACAACACCAGCACCCGTCTGCCCGAGGGCAGCCGCGCCTATGCCGGCATCGGCTGTCACTACATGGTGCAGTGGATGGGCCGCGAGACCAACGGCTTCACCCATATGGGCGGCGAGGGCGTGAACTGGGTCGGCGAGGCGCCCTTCAGCAAAAGAAAGCACGTCTTTCAGAATCTTGGCGACGGAACCTACAACCATTCAGGTAGCCTCGCGATCCGCGCGGCGCTCGCCGCCGGGACCAACATCACCTACAAGATTCTGTTCAACGACGCCGTCGCCATGACCGGCGGCCAGCCGAACGAGGGCGGGCTGACCGCCGCCCAGATCGCACGCGAGTTGACCGCCATGGGCGTCGATCCGGTGATCGTCGTGCATGACGAGAAAGAGGATGTCCGCGCCGACGACTTCCCCGGCCTGATCCTGCGTCCGCGCAGCGAGTTGATGGCCACCCAGCGCGAGCTTGAGGAGGCGCCGGGCGTCAGCGCGATCCTCTATATCCAGACCTGCGCCGCGGAAAAACGCCGTCGCCGCAAGAAGGGTGCCTTTCCCGACCCCGACACCCGCATCTGGATCAACCCCGAGGTCTGTGAGGGCTGCGGCGATTGCAGCGTCCAGTCAAACTGCGTCAGCGTGGTGCCGCTGGACACTGCGCTGGGCCGCAAGCGTGCCATCGACCAGTCGTCCTGCAACAAGGATTACAGCTGCGTCAAAGGCTTCTGCCCCTCCTTTGTCAGCGTCCATGGCGGCAAGCCGCGCAAGCCGGCGGCTGCTGCGTTCGATCTGCCCGACCTGCCGCATCCGGTGATGCCGGCGATCCATGGCACCCATAACATCGTCATTACCGGTGTTGGCGGCACTGGCGTCGTGACCATCGGCGCAGTGCTGGCGCAGGCTGCCCAACTGGACGGCAAGGGCGCGGGCATGATGGAGATGGCGGGCCTCGCCCAGAAGGGCGGCGCTGTGCATATCCACCTGCGTCTTGCCGAAAAACCTTCCGACATAAGCGCCATCCGCGTCGCGGTGGGCGAGGCGGATTGCGTCATCGGCGGCGATCTGGTGGTCACCGCCGGGGCCCGCACCCTTGGACTAATGACCACCGGCCGCACCGGGGCCGTGGTCAACGACCATGAGATCATCACTGGCGAGTTCACCCGCGACCGCGATTTCCGCCTGCCCTCGGGGCGCCTCAAGCTCAGCCTCGAGGCGCGGCTAAAGGATCGGCTGGCCTTCTTCGACGCCTCGCAACTGGCGCTGAAGCTGATGGGGGATTCGATCTATTCCAACATGATCGTCACCGGTGCGGCCTGGCAGCGCGGGCTGATCCCGCTGTCCGAGGTGGCGATCCTGCGCGCAATCGAGATGAACGGCGCCCAGGTTGCGGCCAATCAGCGCGCCTTCCAGATCGGCCGCTGGGCGGTGATCCACCCGGCGGACGTGGCGGCCGTGATTGCCCCGCCGGCGGCCGACACGCCTGCCGATCCGGTCGCCGACCGTGCCGCCCGGCTGGTGGGTTACCAGAACGAGGCGCTCGCCCGACGATTCATGGCGCTGGTCGATGCGGCGCCCCCGGCGCTGCGCGGCGATGTCGCCGAGGGCTATTACAAGCTGCTGGCCTACAAGGACGAATACGAGGTCGCGCGCCTGCACCTACAGACTGCCGCCCGGGTCGCCGAAAGTTTCGAGGGTGATGTCCGCCTGTCGTTCCATCTGGCCCCGCCGGTCCTGCCGGGACGCGATGCAGACGGGCGGCCGAAAAAGCGGACTTTCGGGCCGTGGATGCTGCCGGTGTTCCGCGCGCTCGCCAGCCTCAAGGGCCTGCGCGGCACGCCGCTCGACCCCTTTGGTTACCTCGGTGAGCGTCGGCGCGAGCGTCAGGCGATCAGCGATTACGAGGCGATGATGCGCGAGGTGTTGCCGGCCGTCACCCCGGCCACCGAGGGTATTGCGCGCGAACTGGCGCGCCTGCCGCTGGAGGTGAAGGGCTACGGCATGATCAAGGACGCCGCCGCCGAAAAGGCCTCCGACCGGGCCGCCGAACTGCTGGCCGCGTTCCGCACCGGCGGCACGCCCCTGCGTCACGCGGCTGAATAA